A window of Sphingobacterium sp. SRCM116780 contains these coding sequences:
- a CDS encoding ABC transporter ATP-binding protein, which translates to MKTYFRLLSFAKPIEKYAIPYILCTLITVVFSTLNLALLAPLLQTLFNTDQVSSQAVVVKPEGFFDILGYFNYYASLANQQFGAYGALKYVCIVIVISVFISNLFRYLSQRIMENLRIHTLLNLRRTVFDNVMDLHLGYFNGQRKGDIISKVSSDVQVVQYSVTGTLQVAFKEPLQLIAYLVMLFVISAKLTLFAMLVIPVSAFFISKIVKTLKAQAIAGQTSYANMISFLDEALSGVRIIKAFNGTNFVKKRFNDENDRYAGIMRAMARRQQMGSPVSELLGVIMVAVILLYGGNLVLSGSKEFGASEFIAYIAIFSQVMRPAKALTDAFSNIHNGIAAGERVLELIDTKSEVNDKLNAICVRDFNQTIDFQQVNFAYGEKTILDNINLTIEKGQTIALVGPSGGGKSTLIDLIPRFMDVTGGKILFDGTDLRDLDQESLRSLIGVVNQESILFNDTIFNNITFSNTTATQEEVEAAAKIANAHDFILKTEEGYQTNIGDRGAKLSGGQRQRICIARAVLKNPPIMLLDEATSALDTESEKLVQDSLYKLMDNRTTIVIAHRLSTIQNADKIVVIDGGQIIESGNHNELIQREGLYKKLIDMQQFTD; encoded by the coding sequence ATGAAAACTTACTTTAGGTTATTATCTTTTGCAAAGCCGATTGAAAAATATGCAATTCCGTATATTCTTTGTACGTTAATTACAGTCGTATTCAGTACCTTAAACCTAGCTTTATTAGCACCCTTATTACAAACCCTCTTTAATACAGATCAAGTTTCGTCCCAAGCGGTTGTAGTAAAACCAGAAGGATTTTTTGATATACTAGGTTATTTCAATTACTACGCAAGTTTGGCCAATCAACAATTTGGAGCATATGGAGCATTGAAATATGTATGTATTGTCATTGTTATTTCCGTATTCATCAGTAATTTATTCCGCTACTTATCCCAGCGGATTATGGAAAACTTACGAATCCATACTTTATTGAATTTGCGTAGAACTGTTTTTGATAATGTAATGGATTTGCATTTGGGTTATTTTAATGGACAGCGTAAAGGAGATATTATTTCAAAAGTATCATCTGATGTACAAGTTGTACAGTATTCTGTTACAGGTACTTTGCAGGTTGCTTTTAAAGAACCTCTTCAGTTGATCGCTTATTTAGTGATGCTATTTGTCATCTCAGCAAAATTAACACTTTTCGCTATGCTTGTCATTCCAGTATCCGCGTTTTTTATATCGAAAATTGTAAAAACGTTAAAAGCACAAGCAATTGCAGGACAAACATCTTATGCCAATATGATTTCCTTTTTAGATGAAGCATTATCGGGTGTTCGTATCATTAAAGCCTTTAATGGTACAAATTTCGTCAAAAAGAGATTTAATGATGAGAATGATCGGTATGCAGGTATCATGCGTGCAATGGCAAGACGTCAACAAATGGGTTCTCCTGTATCGGAATTATTAGGGGTAATCATGGTCGCCGTTATTCTATTATACGGTGGAAATTTGGTATTATCTGGAAGTAAAGAATTCGGAGCTTCTGAATTTATAGCTTACATCGCTATTTTCTCTCAAGTTATGCGACCAGCAAAAGCGTTGACAGATGCGTTTAGTAATATTCATAATGGGATTGCTGCAGGTGAACGTGTTTTAGAATTGATTGATACAAAAAGCGAGGTAAATGATAAACTCAATGCTATATGCGTACGTGATTTTAATCAAACGATCGATTTTCAACAGGTAAATTTTGCTTACGGTGAAAAGACGATTTTAGACAATATTAATTTAACGATCGAGAAGGGACAAACAATTGCTTTAGTAGGACCTTCAGGAGGAGGGAAATCAACTTTAATCGATTTAATTCCACGTTTTATGGATGTGACTGGAGGTAAAATCCTATTTGATGGCACTGATTTAAGAGATTTAGATCAAGAGTCTTTACGAAGCCTAATTGGTGTTGTTAATCAAGAGTCAATTCTGTTTAATGATACGATTTTTAATAATATTACCTTCTCCAACACTACCGCCACACAAGAAGAAGTCGAAGCAGCAGCGAAAATCGCAAATGCGCATGACTTTATCTTAAAAACTGAAGAAGGGTATCAAACTAATATAGGCGATCGTGGAGCCAAACTTTCTGGTGGGCAACGTCAACGTATCTGTATTGCTCGTGCTGTTCTTAAAAACCCACCAATCATGTTGCTGGATGAAGCTACCTCAGCATTGGATACCGAATCAGAAAAATTGGTGCAAGATTCATTATATAAATTGATGGACAATCGTACAACTATTGTTATTGCACATCGTTTGAGTACGATTCAAAATGCAGATAAGATTGTCGTTATAGATGGGGGGCAAATTATAGAATCAGGTAATCATAATGAATTGATTCAAAGAGAAGGATTATATAAAAAACTGATCGATATGCAACAGTTCACGGATTAA
- a CDS encoding menaquinone biosynthetic enzyme MqnA/MqnD family protein, with product MDKVRVSAVSYTNTLPFLNGLKQAPVLDRIILSLENPSACAQKVIDDEADLGIIPVAALLSLPEAHIITDYCIGTEGAVDSVFIFSHKPIAEIETLYLDKQSRTSNGLARVLLKHHWKKEVEIIHDQGAADAFVLIGDRTFGQKKSVPFVYDLGLAWKEFTGLPFAFAVWVSNKLLPADFISEFNEALKVGVSNPSAVIPGLPVHENFDYHHYLTESLNYHLTPQKREAVEKYLELLRGLEN from the coding sequence ATGGATAAAGTGAGAGTATCGGCAGTATCATACACGAATACGCTGCCGTTTTTGAATGGACTGAAACAAGCACCAGTTTTAGATCGAATAATATTGAGTTTGGAAAATCCAAGTGCATGTGCACAAAAGGTAATTGATGATGAAGCTGATTTAGGAATAATTCCTGTAGCTGCATTGTTGAGTCTACCTGAAGCACATATTATTACAGATTATTGTATTGGTACCGAAGGAGCAGTAGATTCTGTTTTTATTTTTTCTCATAAACCCATTGCAGAAATCGAGACCTTATATTTGGATAAGCAGTCCCGAACTTCGAATGGATTGGCAAGAGTATTATTAAAACATCATTGGAAAAAAGAAGTTGAAATTATTCATGATCAGGGTGCTGCTGACGCATTTGTACTGATTGGTGATCGTACCTTTGGTCAGAAAAAATCTGTACCTTTTGTTTATGATTTGGGATTAGCATGGAAAGAATTTACAGGTCTTCCTTTTGCATTCGCCGTTTGGGTAAGCAATAAACTATTACCAGCAGATTTTATCTCCGAATTTAATGAAGCTTTGAAAGTTGGAGTCAGCAATCCATCAGCTGTAATTCCGGGATTACCAGTGCATGAAAACTTTGATTATCATCATTATTTAACAGAAAGTCTAAATTATCATCTTACCCCACAAAAGCGTGAAGCAGTTGAAAAATATTTGGAACTTTTGAGAGGTTTAGAGAACTGA
- a CDS encoding sulfite exporter TauE/SafE family protein has translation MMEIIGYLLSIFIGITLGLIGAGGSILTVPVLVYLFHVHPTLATSYSLFIVGFTSLIGSLIKTKEKCIDYQAVGYFGLSSVIVVLVVRKILLIHIPEVIIAMDHFQLTKSALTMIAFALLMLGSSWSMITNKQNQMTSLHLIKHQVIKMIVCGIGIGLVTGFLGAGGGFLIIPALVVLLDMPIKKAIGTSLMIITINSLIGFLGDMDHVSIDWIFLLKLLSVTIFGLFIGNYLQKKIAADLLKPLFGWFVLLMGIYILIKELF, from the coding sequence CTCGGTTTGATCGGTGCAGGTGGTTCCATTTTAACCGTACCAGTCTTAGTCTACCTATTCCATGTACATCCTACACTAGCCACTTCTTATTCTTTATTTATTGTTGGTTTTACCAGTTTAATTGGCAGTTTAATCAAAACAAAAGAAAAATGTATTGATTATCAAGCGGTAGGATATTTTGGTCTTTCTTCTGTGATTGTGGTTCTGGTCGTTCGAAAAATACTATTAATTCATATTCCTGAAGTCATCATAGCTATGGATCATTTTCAACTGACAAAATCTGCACTTACTATGATCGCTTTCGCCTTATTGATGTTGGGTTCATCATGGAGCATGATTACAAATAAGCAAAACCAAATGACATCTCTTCATCTGATTAAACATCAGGTGATAAAAATGATTGTTTGCGGTATTGGCATTGGGTTGGTCACTGGATTTTTGGGAGCTGGAGGTGGTTTTCTGATTATTCCGGCTTTAGTTGTTTTACTGGATATGCCAATTAAAAAAGCTATTGGTACTTCTTTAATGATCATTACTATTAATTCTTTAATTGGATTTTTAGGTGATATGGATCATGTCAGCATCGATTGGATCTTTTTACTTAAACTATTGTCTGTTACTATTTTTGGTCTTTTCATTGGAAATTATCTACAGAAAAAAATAGCAGCAGATCTTCTTAAGCCGTTATTTGGTTGGTTTGTTCTTTTGATGGGTATTTATATTTTAATTAAAGAACTGTTTTAA
- a CDS encoding NUDIX hydrolase: MNKLYLAGAMIVDPENRLLVVRKRKSSYYMLPGGKIEKGELSSQALVRELKEELNLTVVLKELEYLGFHETEAVNESDTIVRGEIFRLELKENLNLIPQAEIEEAIWLTVTNYKEYKLAHLLEEFTVPIWLAGTFEY; the protein is encoded by the coding sequence ATGAATAAGCTATATTTAGCAGGGGCGATGATTGTCGATCCTGAAAATCGATTGCTAGTAGTAAGGAAAAGAAAATCTTCCTATTATATGTTGCCTGGAGGTAAAATTGAAAAAGGAGAATTATCTTCACAAGCCCTTGTAAGAGAATTAAAAGAAGAGCTTAACTTAACCGTAGTTTTAAAAGAATTGGAATATTTAGGATTTCATGAAACAGAAGCGGTGAATGAATCCGATACCATCGTAAGAGGAGAGATATTTCGTCTGGAATTAAAAGAAAATCTTAACCTAATTCCCCAAGCAGAAATTGAAGAAGCAATTTGGCTAACAGTCACTAACTATAAAGAGTACAAATTGGCTCACCTTCTAGAAGAATTTACTGTACCTATTTGGTTGGCAGGAACTTTTGAATATTAA
- a CDS encoding restriction endonuclease has translation MFDKMLVKKYSGELVPFNSDSLYHSLTRSGANKEQVEKVYAQIKEQLFDGISTKELYQLAFDALKSQRNSFAARYSLKKALRELGPEGFYFEKWIGRLFQEYGYQSTTGQTVQGHAVSHEIDVVAAKDAEMLAIECKFRNDIDAKISVTTPMYFLSRFKDISAIDYHFFEQNRKFTQGWLVTNAYLTSDSKDFGKYYNVNLLAWDYPADSSIKKRVDTAVFYPVTCLTTLTDEEEKVLLQHQVILVKDILNNEAVLTVLQLSAEKLKAVLEEARELIDYKMDESE, from the coding sequence ATGTTTGATAAGATGCTAGTAAAAAAATATTCAGGCGAATTAGTTCCGTTTAATAGTGATAGTTTATACCATTCATTGACGCGTTCGGGAGCCAATAAAGAGCAGGTCGAAAAGGTATATGCACAAATAAAAGAGCAATTATTTGATGGTATTAGTACCAAAGAACTTTATCAGTTGGCCTTTGATGCGCTAAAATCGCAACGAAATTCTTTTGCCGCTCGATACAGTCTCAAAAAAGCGCTTAGAGAACTTGGTCCAGAGGGTTTTTATTTCGAAAAGTGGATTGGTCGATTGTTTCAAGAATATGGCTATCAAAGCACAACAGGTCAAACCGTTCAAGGCCATGCTGTATCGCATGAAATCGACGTAGTTGCAGCCAAAGATGCGGAGATGTTAGCTATAGAATGTAAATTTAGAAATGATATCGATGCCAAGATTTCAGTCACTACTCCGATGTATTTTCTATCTCGATTTAAAGATATCAGCGCTATCGATTATCATTTTTTTGAGCAAAATAGAAAATTCACACAGGGTTGGTTGGTAACAAATGCTTATTTAACTTCTGATTCCAAAGACTTTGGTAAATATTATAACGTCAATCTGCTTGCTTGGGATTATCCAGCGGATAGCAGCATTAAAAAGCGTGTGGATACAGCTGTCTTTTATCCCGTGACTTGCTTGACAACCCTGACCGATGAAGAAGAAAAAGTGCTCCTACAACATCAAGTCATATTAGTAAAAGATATTTTGAATAATGAGGCTGTATTAACGGTTCTTCAATTATCTGCTGAAAAGTTAAAAGCTGTACTTGAGGAGGCAAGAGAATTAATTGACTATAAAATGGATGAATCTGAATAA
- a CDS encoding prephenate dehydrogenase — protein MMNIAIIGVGLIGGSVAMKLKENKFCDQVFGVDKSDANLNKALQIGFIDQKATLEEALANCKVLILTAPVDAIIALAPKLLDQVKDQVIIDMGSTKLNILQLIYNHPNRGRYVAAHPMAGTEYSGPEAALPNLFKDKMMVYVEAFKSDEDAFELADAITEQLEMRTSFMTAEEHDTHTAYVSHISHLTSFALALTVLEKEKSQGRIFELAGSGFESTVRLAKSSPDMWTPIFKQNRINVLEVLEENIKQLQALRDAIQEEDYTHLHKLIKKSNKIKRILK, from the coding sequence ATGATGAATATAGCCATTATAGGCGTTGGTTTAATTGGCGGCTCGGTTGCCATGAAACTAAAAGAAAATAAATTCTGTGATCAGGTCTTTGGTGTTGACAAAAGTGATGCAAACTTAAATAAAGCATTGCAGATTGGTTTTATAGATCAAAAAGCGACTTTAGAAGAAGCACTAGCGAACTGTAAAGTTCTCATTTTGACAGCACCTGTAGATGCGATTATCGCATTAGCTCCTAAGTTATTGGATCAGGTAAAAGATCAGGTAATCATTGACATGGGATCAACAAAACTGAATATTCTTCAGTTGATTTACAACCACCCCAATCGTGGTCGCTATGTGGCAGCACATCCAATGGCAGGTACAGAATATTCTGGACCTGAAGCAGCATTACCAAATTTGTTTAAAGACAAGATGATGGTTTATGTGGAGGCATTCAAGTCGGATGAAGATGCCTTTGAACTAGCGGATGCCATTACGGAGCAATTGGAGATGCGTACTTCCTTTATGACTGCTGAAGAACATGATACCCATACGGCTTATGTTTCTCACATTTCGCATTTAACGTCTTTTGCTTTAGCTTTGACTGTTCTGGAAAAGGAGAAATCTCAAGGAAGAATATTTGAATTGGCAGGATCTGGATTTGAGTCTACTGTTCGTCTTGCCAAGAGTTCCCCAGACATGTGGACACCTATTTTCAAGCAAAATAGAATAAACGTTTTAGAGGTTTTGGAGGAGAATATCAAACAATTGCAAGCATTACGAGATGCTATTCAAGAAGAAGATTATACGCATTTACATAAACTTATTAAAAAATCGAACAAGATTAAACGTATTCTTAAGTAA
- the ispE gene encoding 4-(cytidine 5'-diphospho)-2-C-methyl-D-erythritol kinase — MLSFANAKINLGLHVVHKRSDGYHDLETIFYPVKIYDAVEITPSKSGEITFHSDGIPIPGHGANLCEKAYKLLKQDFDIPAVTIHLIKQIPIGAGLGGGSADAAFVLKMLNETFNLDITTTQLQLYAKQLGADCPFFIENKPVYATGIGTDFSPIDLDLSTYYMVLINPNIHIATAEAYRGVQVRKSEFDLKSITQLPIQEWKYYLKNDFEEGIFEQFPKIKKLKEALYTSGALFASMSGSGSSVYGLFEKPIVLDHLKEFGDIYYPIDL; from the coding sequence ATGCTGTCTTTTGCAAATGCTAAAATAAATCTTGGTCTTCATGTTGTTCATAAACGATCGGATGGGTATCATGATTTGGAGACCATATTTTATCCCGTTAAAATCTATGACGCTGTGGAAATAACACCTTCAAAATCAGGTGAAATAACTTTTCATTCCGATGGAATACCTATTCCTGGTCATGGTGCTAATCTGTGTGAAAAAGCATACAAGCTATTAAAGCAAGATTTTGACATTCCAGCGGTTACTATTCATTTAATTAAGCAAATTCCAATTGGTGCTGGACTAGGGGGAGGATCTGCTGATGCAGCATTCGTACTTAAAATGTTGAATGAAACCTTTAATCTTGATATCACAACAACACAACTGCAGCTATATGCAAAGCAGCTAGGTGCTGATTGCCCATTCTTCATTGAAAATAAACCTGTATATGCAACAGGTATCGGTACTGATTTCTCTCCAATAGATTTAGATTTGAGTACTTATTATATGGTGCTGATTAATCCGAATATTCATATTGCTACTGCAGAAGCATATCGTGGAGTGCAAGTAAGAAAATCGGAATTTGATTTAAAATCAATTACGCAACTGCCAATACAAGAATGGAAATATTATTTAAAAAATGATTTTGAAGAGGGGATCTTTGAACAGTTTCCAAAAATCAAGAAATTGAAAGAAGCCCTATATACATCGGGTGCGCTATTTGCATCTATGTCCGGTTCCGGGTCCTCTGTTTACGGACTTTTTGAAAAACCCATTGTACTGGATCATTTGAAGGAATTTGGTGATATCTATTATCCGATTGATTTATAA
- the mqnE gene encoding aminofutalosine synthase MqnE — MDAKEKLSFLISNPLLDNELRSIANKVLQEERITFDEGVYLYEKAELGYLGVLANYIREKKHGDITYFNRNFHIEPTNVCVYDCKFCSYSRMIKERAEGWEMDVDGMMDIVKKYDNEPVTEVHITGGVVPKQNLEFYAEFFKRCKEHRPELHIKGLTPVEYYYIFKKAKLGHYEGMQYLQSCGLDSMPGGGAEIFHPEIREKIAHDKCTAEQWLDIHEQAHKLGMHTNATMLYGHIEKFWHRVDHMERLRQLQDKTGGFQTFIPLKFRNKENQMSNVAEVSVIEDLRNYAIARIYMDNFDHIKAYWAMISRDTAQMSLAFGVDDIDGTLDDTTKIYSMAGAEEQNPGMSTQQLVELIRKVGRHPIERDTLYRVVTDYKDVVFDEDNKKKNYYALPVVNN; from the coding sequence ATGGATGCTAAAGAAAAATTAAGTTTCTTAATTTCTAATCCTCTTTTGGATAATGAGTTAAGAAGTATAGCGAATAAAGTGTTGCAAGAAGAACGCATCACATTTGATGAAGGAGTATACCTTTACGAGAAGGCCGAATTAGGTTATTTAGGCGTTTTAGCGAATTATATTCGGGAGAAAAAACACGGAGATATCACCTATTTCAACCGTAATTTTCACATTGAACCAACCAATGTTTGTGTATATGACTGCAAGTTTTGTTCCTATTCTAGGATGATTAAAGAACGAGCAGAAGGCTGGGAGATGGACGTGGATGGTATGATGGACATTGTTAAAAAATATGACAATGAACCGGTAACGGAAGTGCATATTACCGGAGGTGTAGTGCCAAAACAGAACCTTGAGTTTTATGCAGAATTCTTTAAAAGATGTAAAGAACACCGTCCGGAATTACATATTAAAGGTCTGACACCTGTTGAGTATTACTATATTTTCAAAAAAGCTAAACTAGGTCATTACGAGGGTATGCAATATTTGCAATCTTGTGGTTTAGATTCCATGCCTGGTGGTGGAGCAGAAATTTTCCATCCAGAGATCAGGGAAAAAATAGCACATGATAAATGTACCGCTGAGCAATGGCTGGATATTCATGAACAAGCCCATAAATTAGGTATGCATACCAATGCAACGATGCTTTACGGTCATATCGAAAAGTTTTGGCATCGTGTAGATCATATGGAGCGTCTTCGTCAATTACAAGATAAAACAGGAGGCTTCCAAACCTTTATTCCGCTGAAATTTAGAAATAAAGAAAATCAAATGTCCAATGTGGCTGAAGTTTCCGTAATTGAAGATTTAAGAAATTATGCAATAGCGCGTATTTATATGGATAATTTTGATCATATAAAAGCATATTGGGCTATGATTTCGAGAGATACTGCGCAGATGTCATTAGCATTTGGAGTGGATGATATTGATGGAACATTGGATGATACAACAAAAATATATAGCATGGCAGGTGCTGAGGAACAGAACCCTGGTATGTCTACACAACAGTTAGTGGAACTGATCCGAAAAGTAGGTCGACACCCTATCGAGAGAGATACCTTATACCGTGTCGTAACAGATTATAAAGATGTTGTTTTTGATGAAGATAATAAAAAGAAAAACTATTACGCACTTCCAGTCGTGAATAACTAA
- a CDS encoding pyridoxal phosphate-dependent aminotransferase translates to MQIEVAKRLQQTEEYYFSKKLREIDELNKAGARVINLGIGSPDLPPHPDVIQTLTIEAAKPNVHGYQNYKGSPVLRQAIADWYQRYYQATFNPNTEILPLIGSKEGIVHICMTYLQEGDQVLIPNPGYPAYAAAVRLSGATAVTYDLSEETNWLPDLKALAESDLSKVKLMWINYPHMPTGTSANEQFYHELIAFAKAHNILICHDNPYSFILTDAPKSIMTIAGAKEVALELNSLSKSSNMAGWRMGMLVGAEERINEVLRFKSNMDSGMFLPAQLAAAKALQLDKSWYDKLNATYHARREQVFIIMDLLGCTYKKDQVGLFVWAKTPDRYTSGYDLSDEILNSTRVFITPGGIFGSAGNNYIRISLCASVDVLKEAIERIKEAKISLD, encoded by the coding sequence ATGCAAATAGAAGTTGCCAAAAGGTTGCAACAAACCGAAGAATACTATTTCTCAAAAAAATTAAGAGAGATTGATGAGCTCAATAAAGCTGGTGCTCGCGTGATTAATTTAGGCATTGGAAGTCCTGACTTACCTCCTCATCCTGATGTGATTCAGACTTTGACTATAGAGGCGGCTAAACCAAATGTACATGGTTATCAAAACTATAAAGGATCTCCAGTACTGAGGCAGGCAATTGCGGATTGGTATCAACGTTATTACCAAGCTACATTCAATCCCAACACCGAAATATTACCTTTAATAGGTTCTAAAGAAGGTATTGTTCATATTTGTATGACTTATTTGCAAGAAGGTGATCAGGTGTTGATTCCCAACCCTGGATATCCTGCCTATGCGGCAGCTGTAAGGCTCAGCGGTGCAACAGCGGTTACTTATGATTTATCTGAGGAAACCAATTGGCTCCCGGATCTAAAAGCTCTTGCTGAAAGCGACTTATCTAAGGTTAAATTAATGTGGATCAACTATCCGCATATGCCTACTGGCACAAGTGCAAATGAACAATTTTATCATGAACTGATTGCATTTGCCAAAGCGCATAATATCTTAATTTGTCATGATAATCCTTATAGTTTTATTTTGACAGATGCACCTAAGAGTATCATGACAATTGCAGGAGCTAAAGAGGTTGCTTTGGAATTAAATTCGCTAAGCAAGTCTTCTAATATGGCTGGATGGCGTATGGGTATGTTAGTTGGTGCAGAAGAACGGATTAATGAAGTTTTACGATTCAAGAGTAATATGGATTCGGGTATGTTTTTACCTGCTCAATTAGCCGCTGCGAAGGCATTACAATTAGATAAATCTTGGTATGACAAATTAAATGCAACCTATCATGCAAGACGTGAGCAAGTGTTTATAATCATGGATTTGTTAGGTTGTACATACAAAAAGGATCAAGTAGGGTTATTTGTTTGGGCGAAGACGCCAGATCGATATACATCCGGATATGATTTGAGTGACGAAATTTTAAATAGTACACGTGTTTTCATCACTCCTGGAGGAATCTTTGGTAGCGCGGGAAATAACTATATTAGAATTAGTCTATGTGCTTCTGTTGACGTATTGAAAGAGGCTATTGAACGAATAAAAGAGGCTAAAATTAGTTTAGATTAG
- a CDS encoding histidine phosphatase family protein, producing the protein MKKTFYFIRHGQTDLNLKGIVQGRGVNSPLNETGFAQALAFYEAYKDVAFDKVYTSTLLRTHQTVEAFIKDGIAWQELAGLDEISWGIYEGKEQNESIMTGFSQLVSSWKDGKLDVCVARGESPNALMKRQSEAIKHMVEQKNEQTILVCMHGRALRIILCLLTGIDASKMDEFPHTNTSLYKLTYDNGQFEIVDYYNTKHLEVLTNG; encoded by the coding sequence TTGAAAAAGACTTTTTATTTTATTCGTCACGGACAAACTGATTTGAATTTGAAGGGTATTGTTCAAGGGCGTGGCGTAAACTCTCCGTTAAATGAAACTGGATTCGCACAAGCCTTGGCTTTCTATGAAGCGTATAAAGATGTTGCTTTTGATAAAGTCTATACATCAACCTTACTTCGAACACATCAAACGGTCGAAGCTTTTATTAAAGATGGTATAGCATGGCAAGAACTAGCGGGTTTGGACGAGATCAGCTGGGGTATTTACGAAGGAAAAGAGCAAAATGAATCCATTATGACGGGTTTTAGTCAATTGGTTTCATCTTGGAAGGATGGTAAATTAGATGTGTGTGTTGCACGAGGAGAGTCTCCAAATGCATTAATGAAACGTCAAAGTGAAGCCATCAAACACATGGTAGAACAAAAAAATGAACAAACTATACTCGTGTGCATGCATGGCCGTGCATTGCGAATTATCCTTTGTCTTTTGACAGGCATTGATGCATCTAAAATGGATGAATTTCCACATACCAACACTTCACTCTATAAATTAACGTATGACAATGGTCAATTTGAGATTGTTGACTATTATAATACAAAACATTTAGAAGTATTGACAAATGGATAA